In Coriobacteriia bacterium, one genomic interval encodes:
- a CDS encoding TrkH family potassium uptake protein yields MIRRPTLQDHKVVGKYVGKVLVGVGLLMLPAAAVSLAFREWDPALDLIIGFSACLIAGYALQVVCRTERDLNWTHGLVVASGSWIAAMTLGAIPYWLSGRFGSFLDASFDVMSGFTTTGLFLMQDLDHISYGMNTYRALLTYAGGQGIIVIALTFLFKGTAGAYKLYVGEGKEERLLPNVVNTARAIWLVSLAWLVVGSAALFAAGLFLGQRPMTAFLHGIWVFMGGFSTGGFGPTSYNMVLYHSFLYEALVIVLFTAGSLNFALHWALWRGDRAEIRRNIETVSFAATLTLFVAGATLWLARAGIYPDTLTLFRKAFYQLISGHTTTGFGTIYARSFVTQWGTVGMLFTIAAMAIGASACSTAGGIKGIRVGVITKTFFQDVRRMISAESAVVRARYHHVRDHALDAPVVRTALLITVAYLTMYAFMTILNTLFGYPLVEAAFEGVSVAANTGLSCGVTNPGMPAVMKAAFIVAMWLGRLEYMSVFAFVGYFVSMVRGR; encoded by the coding sequence GTGATCCGGCGCCCCACGCTGCAGGACCACAAGGTCGTCGGCAAGTACGTCGGCAAGGTGCTCGTCGGCGTGGGGTTGCTGATGCTGCCCGCCGCCGCGGTGTCGCTGGCGTTCCGAGAGTGGGACCCGGCGCTGGACCTCATCATCGGCTTCTCGGCATGCCTGATCGCGGGCTACGCCCTTCAGGTCGTCTGCCGGACGGAGCGCGACCTCAACTGGACGCACGGGCTGGTCGTGGCATCCGGCTCGTGGATCGCCGCGATGACCCTCGGAGCGATACCGTACTGGCTCTCGGGCCGCTTCGGCAGCTTCCTGGACGCGTCGTTCGACGTCATGAGCGGCTTCACGACCACAGGCCTCTTCCTCATGCAGGACCTTGACCACATCTCGTACGGGATGAACACCTACCGGGCCCTGCTGACGTACGCGGGCGGCCAGGGCATCATCGTGATCGCGCTGACGTTCCTGTTCAAGGGCACCGCGGGGGCCTACAAGCTCTACGTCGGGGAGGGCAAGGAGGAGCGGCTGCTGCCCAACGTCGTGAACACGGCCAGGGCGATCTGGCTCGTCAGCCTTGCGTGGCTGGTCGTCGGCTCCGCCGCGCTGTTCGCGGCCGGGCTGTTCCTCGGGCAGCGTCCGATGACCGCGTTCCTTCACGGGATCTGGGTGTTCATGGGCGGGTTCAGCACCGGCGGCTTCGGACCGACCTCCTACAACATGGTGCTGTACCACTCGTTCCTGTACGAGGCGCTCGTGATCGTGCTGTTCACGGCGGGCTCCCTGAACTTCGCCCTGCACTGGGCGCTGTGGCGGGGCGACCGGGCGGAGATACGCCGCAACATCGAGACGGTGAGCTTCGCGGCGACGCTGACGCTGTTCGTGGCCGGGGCGACGCTCTGGCTCGCGCGCGCGGGCATCTACCCGGACACGCTCACCCTGTTCCGCAAAGCCTTCTACCAGCTGATATCCGGTCATACCACCACGGGCTTCGGGACCATCTACGCTCGGTCCTTCGTCACCCAGTGGGGAACGGTGGGCATGCTGTTCACCATCGCGGCCATGGCGATCGGCGCGTCGGCGTGCTCGACGGCCGGAGGGATCAAGGGCATCCGCGTCGGCGTGATCACCAAGACTTTCTTCCAGGACGTGCGCCGGATGATCTCGGCGGAGTCCGCGGTGGTGCGTGCCCGCTACCATCACGTACGAGACCACGCGCTCGACGCGCCGGTCGTGCGCACGGCGCTGCTCATCACCGTGGCGTATCTCACGATGTACGCGTTCATGACCATCCTCAACACGCTCTTCGGCTACCCGTTGGTCGAGGCTGCGTTCGAGGGGGTGTCCGTCGCGGCGAACACCGGGCTGTCGTGCGGCGTGACCAACCCCGGGATGCCGGCGGTCATGAAGGCGGCCTTCATCGTCGCGATGTGGCTCGGCAGGCTGGAGTACATGTCCGTGTTCGCGTTCGTCGGCTATTTCGTGTCGATGGTGCGGGGGCGGTGA
- a CDS encoding M23 family metallopeptidase, which yields MFEKPVPARRTPVHARPPGALSCLVFVLACVLWPTGAALAAEGVWPVSSSEVLLGHAEPYTGPDGSRRTHSGADIAADAGEDVSAGLEGTVSFVGRVPAAAGGGTVLAVTVAAGDLKLTYLPLAEAFVAKGDGIAAGDVLGSAADAGDPSSAGAHVHVSVRRGELYVDPLGVLRPPAEAPPAAPMPPEAPAPSRAAVPPVGPQAAPAAGPRASAADAPAPRPGAVSAPAPAGVAAGVPPSTAAAPAPAKAAAEAEAEPPAVTAERSVVSRGAAGTADAAPVEAGGAATGSEGAVGLLGLGGAQVVGLRLPAAPEALLGIAASILLWLGLRVSPERSAGPAPCAVPAPCEGR from the coding sequence ATGTTCGAGAAGCCCGTCCCCGCCCGCCGGACGCCCGTCCACGCCCGCCCGCCGGGCGCCTTGTCGTGCCTTGTGTTCGTTCTGGCGTGCGTGCTCTGGCCGACGGGCGCCGCTCTGGCAGCCGAAGGTGTCTGGCCCGTCTCCTCGTCGGAGGTGCTCCTCGGTCACGCCGAGCCCTACACGGGTCCCGACGGGTCGCGAAGGACGCACAGCGGCGCGGACATCGCCGCGGATGCGGGGGAGGACGTGAGCGCCGGCCTGGAGGGCACCGTGTCCTTCGTGGGGCGCGTGCCCGCCGCCGCGGGAGGAGGCACGGTCCTGGCGGTGACGGTGGCCGCCGGCGACCTCAAGCTCACCTACCTGCCGCTGGCCGAGGCGTTCGTCGCGAAGGGTGACGGGATCGCGGCCGGCGACGTGCTCGGCTCGGCCGCGGACGCGGGCGACCCGTCCTCGGCGGGGGCGCACGTGCACGTGAGCGTGCGGCGCGGCGAGCTGTACGTCGACCCGCTCGGCGTGCTCCGGCCGCCCGCCGAGGCGCCCCCCGCGGCTCCGATGCCTCCCGAGGCGCCCGCGCCGAGCCGTGCCGCCGTGCCGCCGGTCGGGCCGCAGGCCGCCCCCGCGGCCGGGCCCCGGGCATCCGCCGCCGACGCCCCGGCGCCGAGGCCCGGCGCCGTATCCGCCCCGGCCCCGGCGGGCGTCGCCGCGGGCGTGCCGCCATCGACCGCGGCCGCTCCCGCTCCCGCGAAGGCGGCGGCGGAAGCAGAGGCGGAGCCGCCGGCGGTCACCGCGGAGCGGTCCGTCGTGTCCCGCGGGGCCGCGGGGACGGCCGATGCGGCCCCGGTCGAGGCCGGTGGAGCCGCGACGGGGTCAGAGGGCGCCGTCGGGCTTCTGGGTCTCGGCGGCGCCCAAGTGGTCGGCCTGCGCCTTCCCGCCGCGCCCGAGGCGCTCCTCGGCATCGCCGCGTCGATCCTGCTGTGGCTCGGGCTCCGCGTGAGTCCCGAGAGGTCGGCGGGTCCGGCGCCCTGCGCCGTGCCCGCCCCGTGCGAGGGGAGGTGA
- the rpsF gene encoding 30S ribosomal protein S6, with the protein MKAYELMVILDPSLEEEARAQVLDRVPGLLTANGATVDSVDDWGKRRLAHEVAGKSDGDYVVYQFHAPADSVAEVDRVLHITDQVIRYMLVRREDLD; encoded by the coding sequence ATGAAGGCTTACGAACTCATGGTCATCCTCGACCCCTCCCTCGAGGAGGAGGCGCGCGCGCAGGTCCTGGACAGGGTCCCGGGACTGCTGACCGCGAACGGCGCAACGGTGGACTCCGTCGACGATTGGGGCAAGCGAAGGCTCGCCCACGAGGTCGCCGGGAAGAGCGACGGCGACTACGTCGTCTACCAGTTCCACGCGCCCGCCGACTCCGTCGCCGAGGTCGACCGCGTCCTCCACATCACCGACCAGGTGATCCGCTACATGCTCGTGCGGCGCGAGGACCTCGATTAG
- a CDS encoding single-stranded DNA-binding protein, with amino-acid sequence MSINRVVVSGNLTRDPELRQTAGGTSVLSLRMAVNDRRKNASTGQWEDAPNYVDVTIFGQRAEALSRFMRKGAKVGIEGKLRWSEWESPAGEKRSKLEIIADEVELFSGRESGGGGGGAQAAGGPIDDLEGEEIPF; translated from the coding sequence ATGAGCATCAACCGAGTAGTCGTGAGCGGGAACCTCACCAGGGACCCGGAGCTGCGGCAGACCGCCGGCGGCACGTCCGTGCTCAGCCTGCGGATGGCGGTCAACGACCGCCGCAAGAACGCGAGCACCGGCCAGTGGGAGGACGCCCCCAACTACGTGGACGTGACGATCTTCGGCCAGCGCGCCGAGGCGCTCTCGCGCTTCATGCGCAAGGGCGCCAAGGTCGGCATCGAGGGCAAGCTGCGCTGGAGCGAGTGGGAGAGCCCCGCAGGGGAGAAGCGCAGCAAGCTCGAGATCATAGCCGACGAGGTGGAGCTGTTCAGCGGCCGTGAGAGCGGCGGCGGCGGTGGCGGCGCACAGGCCGCCGGCGGACCGATCGACGACCTCGAGGGCGAAGAGATCCCCTTCTGA
- a CDS encoding 30S ribosomal protein S18, with translation MSAEYARRPKRKFCAFCKDKVEYIDYKDSQTLRKFMTDRGKIKPRRVTGTCAQHQHQLSMAIKRAREVALLPYSVPVVSTRTEGRGRGR, from the coding sequence ATGTCAGCGGAGTACGCACGCAGGCCGAAGCGCAAGTTCTGCGCGTTCTGCAAGGACAAGGTCGAGTACATCGATTACAAGGACTCCCAGACGCTGCGCAAGTTCATGACCGACCGGGGCAAGATCAAGCCTCGCAGGGTCACCGGGACCTGCGCCCAGCACCAGCACCAGCTCTCCATGGCGATCAAGCGGGCGCGCGAGGTGGCGTTGCTGCCCTACTCAGTCCCGGTGGTCAGCACTCGGACCGAGGGCCGGGGCAGGGGAAGGTAG
- a CDS encoding DUF2232 domain-containing protein, producing MSRPADIFRTTLLAAACVLAGLLLPGLPILALPLAALGLARLWASGSRVLAVAAIAAASGLMALADPAAALLVAVSMAAAGPVAVLALRTRSPLAVGTALTGASFAATVGAQALTATWKGTTLVREVTTGAAEAVELVASTLGEADMARVADVQRLLVATWPATYLQVAAAAALLATAAAGLGAQLGGLTVRRFPPLSRLDLPVHVLWLPVAAIGGLAAGRIAGLGWLQTAALNALLVSRVPLALQGLGVFAATYERVGLRKTGRVLGYALAVFVELTTYAISLVGLIDFWANFRRLPRDGAPQGAQRLEEPGAPG from the coding sequence GTGTCCCGCCCGGCCGACATCTTCCGCACGACGCTGCTCGCCGCGGCTTGCGTCCTGGCCGGGCTGCTCCTTCCGGGGCTGCCCATCCTCGCGCTGCCGCTGGCTGCCTTGGGGCTCGCGCGGCTCTGGGCGTCGGGCAGCCGGGTCCTTGCCGTCGCCGCCATCGCGGCCGCGTCGGGCTTGATGGCCCTGGCCGACCCGGCGGCGGCGCTCCTCGTCGCGGTCTCCATGGCGGCCGCAGGCCCGGTGGCGGTCCTGGCGCTGCGCACCCGGTCGCCGCTCGCGGTGGGCACGGCGCTGACCGGAGCGTCCTTCGCCGCGACCGTCGGCGCCCAGGCGCTCACGGCGACGTGGAAGGGCACCACGCTGGTCCGCGAGGTGACGACCGGTGCCGCGGAGGCCGTGGAGCTGGTCGCGTCGACCCTCGGCGAGGCCGACATGGCTCGCGTGGCGGATGTCCAGCGGCTTCTCGTCGCCACATGGCCCGCTACGTACCTGCAGGTCGCCGCTGCCGCGGCACTGCTCGCGACAGCGGCCGCCGGGTTGGGGGCGCAGCTGGGAGGGCTGACGGTCAGGCGCTTCCCGCCTCTGTCGAGGCTCGACCTGCCCGTGCACGTGCTATGGCTGCCGGTCGCGGCGATAGGCGGGCTCGCCGCGGGTAGGATCGCGGGCCTGGGGTGGCTGCAGACGGCGGCGCTCAACGCGCTGCTCGTCTCGCGGGTCCCGCTCGCGCTGCAGGGCCTCGGTGTCTTCGCGGCCACCTACGAACGCGTGGGGCTGCGCAAGACCGGGCGCGTCCTCGGATACGCGCTCGCGGTCTTCGTCGAGCTGACGACGTACGCGATCAGCCTGGTGGGGCTCATCGACTTCTGGGCGAACTTCCGGCGTCTGCCGCGCGACGGCGCGCCGCAGGGCGCGCAGCGGCTTGAGGAGCCGGGCGCGCCCGGATAG
- a CDS encoding 50S ribosomal protein L9, producing MKVILLQELKGKGSEGDVVEVARGFAVNYLFPRKLAVEATKGNVKQLEARRGNIEKREEARRTDARSIATRLEGKTVLIQARAGEGGRLYGSITSQMIEDAILGQLDVEIDRRKLDVHGHIKDLGDHAVSVRLHKDVAATVNVRVEAEGGEGVPGAEAATTEAPAPTEEQAAEAEEAEEAAGAEETAGAETRWAEEAGGTPAEETESE from the coding sequence ATGAAGGTCATCCTTCTGCAGGAGCTCAAGGGCAAGGGCAGCGAGGGCGACGTGGTGGAGGTGGCGCGCGGCTTCGCCGTGAACTACCTGTTCCCGCGCAAGCTCGCCGTCGAGGCCACGAAGGGCAACGTCAAGCAGCTCGAGGCTCGCAGGGGCAACATCGAGAAGCGCGAAGAGGCGCGGCGCACCGACGCGCGGTCGATAGCCACGCGGCTGGAGGGCAAGACCGTCCTCATCCAGGCGCGGGCCGGAGAAGGCGGGAGGCTGTACGGTTCGATCACGTCGCAGATGATCGAGGACGCGATCCTCGGCCAGCTCGACGTGGAGATCGACCGGCGCAAGCTGGACGTGCACGGGCACATCAAGGACCTGGGGGACCACGCGGTCTCCGTCCGCCTGCACAAGGACGTGGCGGCCACCGTGAACGTGCGGGTGGAGGCCGAGGGCGGCGAAGGCGTGCCCGGCGCCGAGGCCGCGACCACCGAAGCGCCCGCCCCGACCGAGGAGCAGGCCGCCGAAGCCGAGGAGGCCGAGGAGGCCGCGGGGGCGGAGGAGACCGCCGGCGCCGAGACCAGGTGGGCCGAGGAGGCAGGCGGCACGCCGGCGGAGGAGACCGAGAGCGAGTAG